A portion of the Leptospira inadai serovar Lyme str. 10 genome contains these proteins:
- a CDS encoding ArnT family glycosyltransferase, with product MNSTVQDDSLFSRKFVIWILLGLAILPILLTFPLDVIDIDSSQYAEISREMADSGDWFFIRDNGRRYLDKPILTFWSISSSFVLFGQNNFAFRLPAILLTLVSLWGIFTVTKLHSGSVKQGWLAVLLYALSPGLYAMVVDPKIDVYVTPYIILVFAFYYLGTRKNSAYYYAMYLAMGLGFVTKGPIAVVIPGIGIGGDILFRRDWKRLLGMKLFPGVIIAALPPLLWSIPLYLEFNTYGPYFFLWVQSFGRFYVKMYDQKFNPGFFYANFGWAFGVFILPFLAYILGKAVPFLRRKGSLLFSSIRGNLWREADFVPAFWLFVFLFLISFSKYQLPQYIYWCLPAAAVLGSGFLMNLISREDNALVRSGRILTWITCAIFVLAGILLPILSVTVDFGYIGWVLFYVVVGVALWFLSGKGERILTALVISTSFFFTLVSMYAYPLLISYQPSKEIGKIIQEVEPGKDKLLLFGVPASKRSYAFYSKRYARTLFDPDVLFEALEKDGERLIVISEKFLPSFSEFTQDKVDVDILAEFPSYKVATPEGKFFLKSKRESTVSKVYLAKIRFKNRK from the coding sequence ATGAATTCAACCGTTCAAGACGATTCCCTTTTTTCGAGAAAATTCGTAATTTGGATCCTGCTTGGGTTGGCGATCCTGCCGATTTTATTAACCTTTCCTTTGGACGTCATCGACATAGATTCCTCTCAGTATGCCGAGATTTCTCGGGAGATGGCCGACAGCGGGGATTGGTTTTTTATCAGAGATAACGGAAGACGTTATCTCGATAAACCCATCCTAACTTTTTGGAGTATTTCGAGCTCTTTCGTTTTATTCGGTCAAAATAATTTCGCTTTCCGCTTGCCTGCCATTCTCCTTACCCTTGTCTCGCTCTGGGGAATCTTTACCGTCACAAAATTGCATTCAGGAAGTGTAAAGCAGGGTTGGTTGGCGGTTCTTTTATACGCGCTTTCTCCGGGATTGTATGCGATGGTAGTCGATCCGAAGATCGACGTATATGTGACGCCCTATATCATTCTGGTTTTTGCCTTTTATTATTTGGGAACTAGGAAAAATTCCGCGTACTACTATGCTATGTATCTTGCGATGGGTTTGGGTTTTGTCACCAAGGGGCCGATCGCGGTCGTAATTCCCGGAATCGGGATCGGAGGAGATATTCTTTTCCGGCGAGATTGGAAGCGTTTGTTGGGAATGAAATTATTTCCTGGCGTTATCATTGCCGCTCTTCCCCCGCTTCTATGGTCTATCCCTCTGTATCTCGAGTTCAATACCTACGGACCTTATTTCTTTCTTTGGGTGCAGTCCTTCGGTCGTTTTTACGTCAAGATGTACGATCAGAAATTCAATCCCGGTTTCTTTTATGCGAATTTCGGTTGGGCTTTCGGAGTTTTCATTCTACCTTTTTTGGCGTACATCCTCGGGAAGGCCGTACCGTTTCTTCGTCGGAAAGGGAGCCTGCTATTTTCTTCGATACGCGGTAATCTCTGGAGAGAGGCGGATTTTGTTCCTGCCTTCTGGCTGTTTGTCTTTTTGTTTTTAATCAGCTTTTCAAAATACCAGTTACCTCAGTATATTTATTGGTGTTTGCCTGCGGCGGCGGTCTTGGGTTCGGGATTTCTAATGAACCTCATCTCTAGAGAAGATAACGCCTTAGTCCGCTCGGGACGAATTCTAACCTGGATCACTTGCGCGATATTCGTACTCGCAGGAATTCTTTTGCCGATTCTGTCCGTGACTGTGGACTTTGGATATATCGGGTGGGTGCTATTTTACGTTGTCGTCGGAGTTGCGCTTTGGTTTTTATCCGGAAAAGGAGAAAGGATTCTTACTGCCCTAGTCATTTCCACATCCTTTTTCTTTACGTTAGTGAGTATGTATGCTTATCCGCTTCTGATTTCCTATCAGCCTTCCAAAGAAATCGGGAAGATTATTCAAGAAGTCGAGCCTGGTAAGGATAAACTTTTATTATTCGGAGTTCCTGCATCCAAACGATCCTATGCGTTTTACTCGAAACGATATGCGAGAACCTTGTTCGATCCGGACGTTTTATTCGAAGCTTTAGAAAAAGACGGAGAACGACTGATCGTTATTTCCGAGAAATTTCTGCCTTCTTTCTCCGAGTTTACGCAAGACAAAGTGGATGTGGACATTCTGGCCGAATTCCCGAGTTACAAGGTCGCGACGCCCGAAGGAAAATTTTTCCTGAAATCGAAGCGCGAATCGACTGTTTCCAAGGTCTACTTAGCGAAAATCCGGTTTAAAAACCGAAAATAA
- a CDS encoding TetR/AcrR family transcriptional regulator: protein MKKAETAAHILRGEATRKRVLDLAVKVATIEGLEALTIGRIADAVQISKAGLLGHFGTKEDLQIATVRAGREKFIRKVIYPIRSVPEGLPRLVALIDSWVDYVRQSEGGCFFASVSAEFDSKPGAVRDAVSSMIKEWQSGLTKIIEEAKNMGHLKSDVAPKSLAFAFQGYELALNLMFQLLGEKEAVNEAKAAMRRLILNSVTLSGKRALAKDSNFGKI from the coding sequence ATGAAAAAAGCTGAGACTGCTGCTCATATTTTGCGTGGGGAAGCGACTCGAAAACGGGTGCTTGATCTTGCCGTAAAAGTAGCTACGATCGAAGGTTTAGAAGCCCTGACGATAGGAAGGATTGCCGATGCTGTCCAAATTAGTAAGGCGGGATTGCTTGGACATTTCGGTACGAAAGAAGATTTGCAAATTGCGACGGTTCGGGCGGGCCGTGAAAAGTTTATTAGAAAAGTGATTTATCCGATTCGATCCGTGCCCGAAGGATTGCCTCGTCTCGTAGCATTGATCGATAGTTGGGTGGATTATGTAAGGCAGTCGGAAGGCGGTTGTTTCTTTGCTTCCGTATCGGCGGAGTTTGATTCCAAGCCCGGAGCGGTTCGGGATGCGGTTAGTTCGATGATCAAAGAGTGGCAGTCAGGATTGACAAAGATAATCGAGGAGGCGAAGAATATGGGGCATTTAAAATCGGATGTCGCACCGAAGTCGCTTGCCTTTGCGTTTCAAGGATACGAATTGGCGTTGAATCTCATGTTTCAATTATTGGGGGAAAAAGAGGCGGTTAACGAAGCCAAGGCCGCGATGCGTCGATTAATTTTGAACTCGGTCACTCTTTCCGGAAAACGGGCTTTGGCTAAAGATTCGAATTTCGGGAAAATTTAA
- a CDS encoding endonuclease/exonuclease/phosphatase family protein has translation MRRTKKIPKCDDRRRIFFRFSSITLFVLIMTSRILSDDSPPNLIISSFNAMFLYDEKGDTGKFPTNRRPRLPADFATIRAVVLQNSPDIIGFQEIENESAIKMVTNESYNCSATRTHGYSQEVGLCWKKSLPNPLLSELPQLSLRPGLRKGLMAEFSFPQGKLTVISVHLKAGKSAEDQSERQEQIQVLGEILERKKRFVLLGDFNENLRSKRSSWNMLKGERRLATANYKAKSNCWQHKKGFIDYLITDQDWKPGSFRQFQFKTDDGQYDGNPPEELKLSDHCPISGELVWRNQRTEVRRLRTEH, from the coding sequence ATGAGACGGACAAAAAAAATTCCAAAATGCGACGATCGAAGACGAATATTTTTTCGGTTTTCGTCGATTACCCTCTTCGTCTTGATAATGACTTCGCGCATTCTGTCGGACGACTCTCCTCCCAATCTCATAATTTCCAGTTTCAATGCGATGTTCCTGTACGATGAAAAAGGGGATACGGGAAAATTTCCGACGAATCGTCGACCAAGACTACCTGCGGATTTCGCGACGATTCGAGCTGTCGTCCTACAAAATTCTCCGGATATAATAGGATTCCAGGAAATCGAAAACGAGTCCGCGATCAAAATGGTTACCAATGAAAGCTATAATTGCTCCGCTACGAGAACTCACGGATATTCCCAGGAAGTAGGCCTTTGTTGGAAAAAATCACTTCCGAATCCATTGTTAAGCGAATTGCCCCAACTTTCGCTCAGACCGGGGTTGCGGAAAGGATTGATGGCCGAATTTTCTTTTCCACAGGGAAAACTTACCGTGATCTCCGTCCATTTAAAAGCCGGTAAATCCGCCGAGGATCAGTCCGAACGCCAAGAGCAGATACAGGTCCTGGGAGAAATTTTAGAGAGAAAGAAAAGATTCGTCCTTTTAGGGGATTTTAACGAAAACTTAAGATCAAAGAGATCGTCTTGGAATATGCTCAAAGGAGAACGTCGCTTAGCAACGGCCAACTATAAAGCGAAATCGAATTGTTGGCAGCATAAAAAGGGATTTATCGACTATCTGATCACCGATCAGGACTGGAAGCCCGGGAGTTTTCGGCAGTTTCAATTCAAAACCGACGATGGACAGTATGACGGGAATCCGCCCGAAGAACTAAAACTTTCGGATCACTGCCCAATTTCGGGGGAACTGGTTTGGCGGAATCAGAGGACAGAGGTCAGAAGACTGAGGACTGAACATTGA
- a CDS encoding cytochrome c3 family protein codes for MNKKALKLSVPLIAIAAVAYLIFSPSKYVGYSPDQPIPFNHKIHAGDNKVDCRYCHTGVETGAHATVPNTSTCMNCHSMVATQKPDIKYLIETYQKKQPLEWVKVHDLPDHVQFNHSRHIQRGVDCSQCHGNVAEMVKVKQVASLNMGYCVNCHRENNAPTDCSTCHR; via the coding sequence ATGAATAAGAAAGCTTTGAAACTTTCGGTTCCGCTCATTGCTATTGCAGCGGTGGCCTACCTGATCTTTTCTCCCTCCAAATACGTGGGCTATTCGCCAGACCAGCCCATACCCTTTAACCATAAGATACATGCCGGAGACAATAAGGTAGATTGCCGTTATTGTCATACCGGTGTGGAAACGGGAGCTCACGCGACCGTTCCCAACACATCGACGTGTATGAATTGTCACTCTATGGTGGCGACTCAAAAGCCCGACATCAAGTACCTTATCGAAACTTACCAGAAGAAGCAACCTCTTGAGTGGGTTAAGGTCCATGACCTTCCCGATCATGTTCAATTCAACCACTCCCGTCACATTCAGCGCGGTGTAGACTGTTCCCAATGTCACGGCAACGTAGCCGAGATGGTAAAAGTCAAGCAAGTCGCGTCCTTGAATATGGGATACTGCGTGAATTGTCATCGGGAAAACAATGCTCCAACCGATTGTTCCACCTGCCACAGATAA
- a CDS encoding TAT-variant-translocated molybdopterin oxidoreductase produces the protein MDNKNFQKEKKAHWLSFELRDKAEETKELQRSEFFTSPDPIIARIKSGEFDRKTFLKLMGAGVAMTSLNCVRKPVEKIVPYVDLRVGEEGETYDFVKHGHSYYYATVHRGNGILVKARDGRPLKLEGNPEHPVSQGALGATTQAAIFDLYDPDRAQDPALIEGGKESKLEWSALDAKVREALNANKGKTVIVTPPLDSPATKGLIGEFLKAIGGGKHYEVSLTSAEEAVSKGQAASYGKALVPNYHFDLANAILSIDCDFMGGWLSGEEHQKDFSKRRNLRKGGKDVNFYVAAESIPTMSGSNADLRLPIRPGDQTKFALAIAAALGELGANTKDALNGVTLAGLATELGLDAENIKKTAKALWQNRGKSLVVAGGLSAATKDAVDLQILVNYLNSALDNDGKTVDHSNPKKEGLADYSGNLKELGTQLKQTKVGVLFLYDTNLVYQAGEEWKNLLHQAALVVSLSDRADETAIASNYLAPTTHFLESWGDAEVSKGIFSIQQPAIRPLFRTRSFEDSLIQFAGGSLGGESVFYEYLKNSWVKKLGSKQKWEDLLRVGTTVKASDKKTATGASRGFNRGALKKISSAPAGIRLALYEKIAIGDGRGANNSLLQELPDPVTKVTWDNYVLISPQLAKEKGIQSNDVVLVKTANQSIELPAQIQPGMHKDTIGIAVGYGRTAAGVVGNGVGKNAYPLSEVGVFSGISVTSIEKTGKTYKLACTQHHHMLSPGFGYPDRPLIQSTSIEDYRNDPASGKAESEIPKIKKDGKLVDARGGNPVFDYPGYRWGMSVDLTACTGCSACVIACQVENNIPAVGRDEVRVGREMHWIRIDRYYIGNPDKPEDMQIAHQPVMCQHCENAPCETVCPVLATVHGSEGTNDMIYNRCVGTRYCSNNCPFKVRRYNWAQHWYNETGAQKGARPPRYLGLNPEVTVRGRGVMEKCTFCSSRIAEKKIQAKNEGRTLKDGELKTACQQTCAADAISFGNVNDKVSEVAKLSADPRAYRLLEYLNVGPSVAYLTRVRTKI, from the coding sequence ATGGATAATAAGAATTTCCAGAAAGAAAAGAAAGCGCACTGGCTCTCCTTTGAACTTCGCGACAAAGCGGAAGAAACGAAGGAGCTCCAGCGTTCCGAATTCTTCACTTCTCCGGATCCGATTATCGCTAGGATTAAATCCGGTGAATTCGACCGAAAAACTTTCCTTAAATTAATGGGCGCGGGAGTTGCGATGACTTCCCTAAATTGCGTCCGTAAGCCTGTAGAAAAAATCGTTCCCTATGTGGACCTGAGGGTCGGCGAGGAAGGGGAAACATACGATTTCGTTAAGCACGGGCATTCCTACTATTACGCAACCGTACATCGTGGAAACGGGATTCTCGTGAAAGCGAGAGATGGCCGACCTTTGAAGTTGGAAGGGAATCCGGAACATCCGGTTTCTCAGGGGGCTTTGGGTGCGACCACGCAAGCGGCCATTTTCGATTTATATGATCCGGATCGAGCGCAAGACCCCGCGTTGATCGAGGGTGGGAAAGAATCCAAGCTGGAATGGTCCGCCTTGGACGCGAAAGTTCGGGAAGCTCTAAACGCAAACAAGGGCAAAACGGTTATCGTAACTCCTCCGTTGGATTCTCCGGCAACGAAAGGGCTGATCGGCGAATTCTTAAAAGCGATCGGTGGAGGAAAGCATTACGAAGTTTCCTTAACTTCCGCAGAGGAAGCGGTCTCGAAAGGTCAAGCGGCATCTTACGGCAAAGCCTTGGTTCCTAACTATCATTTTGATTTAGCGAATGCGATTCTTTCCATCGATTGCGATTTTATGGGCGGATGGCTTTCGGGTGAAGAACACCAGAAAGATTTTTCCAAGCGTAGAAATCTCAGAAAGGGCGGAAAAGACGTAAACTTCTATGTCGCGGCAGAATCCATTCCTACGATGTCGGGATCCAATGCCGATCTTCGCCTTCCGATTCGTCCCGGGGACCAGACAAAGTTCGCGCTTGCGATCGCAGCTGCTCTAGGAGAACTCGGAGCCAATACTAAGGACGCTCTGAATGGAGTAACACTGGCAGGTTTGGCTACCGAGCTGGGATTGGATGCGGAGAATATTAAGAAAACCGCAAAAGCTCTTTGGCAAAACAGAGGTAAATCTCTAGTAGTCGCCGGAGGACTTTCCGCAGCCACTAAAGATGCCGTCGATCTTCAGATTCTCGTGAACTATTTGAACTCCGCGTTGGACAACGACGGAAAAACCGTAGATCACTCCAATCCGAAAAAAGAAGGATTGGCTGATTATTCCGGAAATCTAAAAGAACTCGGCACACAACTCAAGCAAACTAAGGTCGGAGTTCTTTTCCTATACGATACCAATCTTGTTTACCAAGCAGGGGAGGAGTGGAAAAATCTTCTTCACCAAGCCGCGTTGGTGGTTAGTCTTTCGGACCGGGCAGATGAAACCGCGATTGCGTCCAATTACTTGGCGCCTACCACGCACTTCCTGGAATCTTGGGGTGATGCGGAAGTATCGAAAGGAATTTTCTCCATTCAGCAACCTGCAATCAGACCTCTTTTCCGGACCCGTTCTTTCGAAGACAGCTTGATTCAATTCGCCGGCGGCTCGTTAGGCGGAGAAAGCGTATTTTATGAATATCTAAAGAATTCCTGGGTCAAGAAACTCGGCTCTAAGCAAAAATGGGAAGACCTGCTTCGCGTAGGAACGACCGTAAAAGCTTCCGATAAAAAGACCGCGACCGGTGCATCTCGCGGATTTAATCGCGGTGCACTTAAGAAAATCTCTTCCGCGCCTGCCGGAATTCGATTGGCTCTTTACGAAAAGATCGCGATCGGCGACGGTAGGGGTGCGAACAATTCCCTTTTACAAGAACTTCCGGATCCGGTCACTAAGGTTACTTGGGACAATTACGTATTGATTTCTCCGCAACTTGCAAAGGAGAAGGGGATTCAATCCAACGACGTCGTTCTCGTTAAAACCGCAAATCAGTCCATCGAACTACCGGCACAAATTCAACCCGGTATGCACAAAGATACGATCGGTATCGCTGTAGGCTATGGAAGAACCGCTGCCGGAGTCGTAGGAAACGGAGTGGGTAAGAATGCGTATCCGCTTTCTGAAGTGGGGGTGTTCTCCGGGATTTCGGTGACTTCGATCGAGAAGACCGGAAAGACATACAAGTTGGCTTGCACTCAGCACCACCATATGCTATCACCCGGCTTCGGTTATCCGGATCGGCCTTTAATCCAGTCCACTTCGATCGAGGACTATCGTAACGATCCTGCCTCCGGAAAAGCGGAGTCTGAAATTCCGAAGATCAAAAAAGACGGAAAATTGGTGGATGCTCGGGGCGGAAATCCGGTTTTCGATTATCCCGGCTATCGCTGGGGAATGAGCGTCGATTTAACCGCCTGCACCGGCTGTTCTGCCTGCGTAATCGCTTGCCAAGTCGAGAATAATATTCCTGCAGTGGGAAGAGACGAAGTTCGAGTCGGGCGCGAAATGCATTGGATTCGAATCGATCGTTATTATATCGGTAATCCCGATAAACCGGAAGATATGCAGATCGCGCACCAACCGGTGATGTGCCAGCATTGCGAAAATGCTCCTTGCGAAACGGTGTGTCCGGTTCTTGCGACCGTTCATGGTTCGGAAGGAACCAACGATATGATTTACAATCGTTGCGTAGGGACTCGTTATTGCTCGAACAACTGTCCGTTTAAAGTAAGACGTTATAACTGGGCGCAACATTGGTATAACGAAACGGGAGCCCAGAAAGGTGCAAGACCTCCTCGTTATTTGGGACTCAATCCCGAGGTTACCGTTCGCGGTCGCGGGGTCATGGAAAAATGTACCTTCTGTTCTTCTCGTATTGCCGAGAAAAAGATCCAAGCCAAGAACGAGGGTCGTACTTTGAAAGACGGGGAACTCAAGACTGCCTGCCAGCAAACTTGTGCGGCCGACGCGATTAGCTTTGGAAATGTGAACGATAAAGTTTCCGAAGTCGCTAAACTCAGCGCGGATCCAAGAGCCTACCGCTTGCTAGAATATCTAAACGTCGGTCCCTCGGTCGCTTATCTGACCAGGGTCAGAACCAAGATCTAA
- the nrfD gene encoding NrfD/PsrC family molybdoenzyme membrane anchor subunit: MPNAIKEALDIQPLVTGGKSVRDVTEDILKPVEAFPTSLWWKAFLLALTITVIDLGIIGYLVYEGLYILGINNPVGWGFFIVNFVFWIGIGHAGTLISAVLYLFRQEWRTGINRAAEAMTIFAVLTAASTLIIHIGRPWMGYWLFPYPNERGPLWVNFRSPLIWDTFAVSTYLTISLVFWYIGLIPDIASVRDRATGKVRRMVYDILSFGWVGSNKAWSHLETVAMILAALSTPLVLSVHTIVSFDFAVSILPGWHTTIFPPYFVAGAIFSGFAMVVTLMVIAREVFNLKDYITMKHLENMNKVIMVTGLIVGLAYSTEFFMAWYSGNEYEGFAFVNRAFGPYGWAYFIMFSCNVFAPQVFWWKKLRTSIPVMFVISIIVNIGMWFERFVIVMTLHRDFLPSSWDVYIPTVYDFMMLLGTFGIFFTLFLLFCRLLPVIAVAEIKTVMPHKDGGHH; the protein is encoded by the coding sequence ATACCTAACGCAATCAAAGAAGCCCTGGATATCCAACCCCTGGTCACCGGCGGGAAATCCGTCCGTGACGTAACGGAGGATATCCTCAAGCCGGTCGAAGCATTTCCTACTTCCTTATGGTGGAAAGCGTTTCTTTTGGCTTTAACGATTACAGTAATCGATTTGGGTATCATCGGATACCTGGTGTACGAAGGTCTTTATATCCTCGGGATTAATAATCCCGTCGGTTGGGGATTCTTTATCGTCAACTTCGTATTCTGGATCGGTATCGGTCACGCTGGTACGTTGATTTCCGCCGTTCTTTACCTTTTCCGTCAGGAATGGAGAACCGGTATTAACCGAGCCGCCGAAGCGATGACGATCTTTGCAGTATTAACGGCAGCGTCGACATTAATCATCCACATCGGACGTCCGTGGATGGGTTATTGGTTATTTCCGTATCCGAACGAAAGGGGGCCTCTGTGGGTAAACTTTCGATCCCCCTTGATCTGGGATACGTTTGCAGTATCGACCTACTTAACGATTTCGTTGGTATTCTGGTACATAGGACTCATCCCTGACATCGCTTCTGTTCGCGATCGGGCGACCGGCAAAGTTCGCAGAATGGTGTATGATATTCTTTCCTTCGGCTGGGTCGGTTCCAATAAGGCTTGGTCGCACTTGGAAACGGTTGCGATGATTCTTGCGGCGCTATCGACACCTCTCGTTCTTTCGGTGCACACGATCGTGTCCTTCGACTTCGCCGTATCGATACTTCCCGGTTGGCATACGACCATCTTCCCTCCCTACTTCGTAGCGGGGGCGATCTTCTCGGGATTCGCCATGGTGGTGACTCTCATGGTGATCGCAAGAGAGGTCTTCAATCTGAAAGATTACATCACTATGAAGCACCTGGAAAATATGAACAAGGTGATCATGGTAACCGGTCTGATCGTGGGACTCGCTTACTCTACGGAGTTCTTCATGGCTTGGTATTCCGGCAACGAGTATGAAGGGTTTGCCTTCGTGAACCGAGCTTTCGGGCCGTACGGATGGGCCTACTTCATTATGTTTAGCTGTAACGTATTCGCTCCCCAGGTATTCTGGTGGAAGAAATTACGGACCAGCATTCCGGTTATGTTCGTTATTTCGATTATCGTGAATATAGGGATGTGGTTCGAGCGTTTCGTCATCGTAATGACCCTGCACAGGGATTTCTTGCCGTCTAGCTGGGATGTTTATATTCCGACGGTTTACGACTTCATGATGCTTTTAGGAACCTTCGGTATCTTCTTCACCCTATTTTTACTCTTCTGCAGATTGCTTCCGGTGATCGCCGTAGCGGAAATAAAAACGGTTATGCCCCATAAAGATGGAGGCCACCACTAA
- a CDS encoding DUF3341 domain-containing protein: protein MYKPLKEQFHSFQETESGVFGLFDTASQIVDAARKTKEKGYTGFDCFTPYPVHGLDDAMGLARSGIPWVTFFMGLFGCTVGFGMQYLTHKYDWSINISGKSLNAWFAYIPITFEFTVFMAGVSTAVALFILAKLPRMNRKVLHPDITNDKFALWIPSNSANYSESSVTEFIKSLGAKYVETVK, encoded by the coding sequence ATGTATAAACCACTTAAAGAACAATTTCATTCCTTTCAGGAAACCGAATCGGGAGTATTCGGTTTATTCGATACTGCTTCCCAGATCGTAGACGCGGCTCGAAAGACGAAAGAAAAAGGTTATACGGGATTCGATTGCTTTACTCCGTATCCGGTCCACGGACTCGATGATGCGATGGGTCTTGCCCGTTCGGGAATTCCTTGGGTGACTTTCTTTATGGGACTCTTCGGTTGTACCGTAGGCTTCGGAATGCAATACCTGACTCATAAGTATGATTGGTCCATAAACATCTCCGGTAAAAGCCTGAATGCTTGGTTCGCGTATATTCCGATCACATTCGAGTTCACCGTTTTTATGGCGGGGGTTTCGACGGCCGTTGCGTTATTCATTCTTGCCAAGCTTCCAAGAATGAATCGAAAGGTTTTACATCCGGATATTACGAACGATAAATTTGCGCTTTGGATTCCTTCCAACTCCGCAAATTATTCGGAAAGTTCCGTCACCGAGTTCATTAAAAGTCTGGGCGCAAAGTACGTCGAGACGGTGAAATAG
- a CDS encoding c-type cytochrome, whose amino-acid sequence MSLNKFSILSFAALLLWNCESKTPPLEYMPDMADSVAREAQEAEPFFANNSAVRLPPKGAVPVDYYPYEYKGLDISVIPNKGLANPFKADLANLKRGEDKYQTYCSPCHGVRGAGNGFVVGPAPKLNAGQSDGSPMAALISASAKAYSDGQIYHAMTEGKGRMNSYASQIAPEDRWKIVLYIRKLQDHDNKTNKETAKK is encoded by the coding sequence ATTTCCCTGAATAAGTTTTCCATCCTTTCATTCGCGGCTCTCTTACTTTGGAACTGCGAATCGAAGACGCCACCTCTAGAATACATGCCCGACATGGCCGACTCGGTCGCGAGGGAGGCACAGGAAGCGGAACCTTTCTTTGCCAATAATTCGGCGGTTCGGCTCCCACCCAAGGGCGCGGTTCCGGTCGACTACTATCCGTACGAATATAAAGGCCTGGATATTTCAGTAATTCCTAATAAAGGTCTTGCTAATCCTTTTAAAGCGGATCTTGCGAATCTTAAGCGTGGGGAAGATAAATACCAGACCTACTGTAGTCCCTGCCACGGAGTTCGCGGGGCTGGAAACGGTTTCGTAGTAGGACCTGCTCCGAAGTTAAATGCCGGACAGAGTGACGGAAGTCCTATGGCTGCTCTAATATCTGCAAGTGCAAAGGCATATTCGGATGGGCAGATTTATCACGCGATGACGGAAGGGAAGGGACGTATGAACAGCTATGCCTCTCAAATCGCTCCCGAAGATCGTTGGAAAATCGTTCTCTATATCCGGAAGCTTCAGGATCACGACAATAAGACCAACAAGGAAACGGCTAAGAAATAA
- a CDS encoding membrane protein, with product MDVKVEQNLINYKLDSKTRTALIGMIIVGLVSLAIAAFGLGHETLRHDGGHSNPAWSAYLVGTFFILGIAIAGTFFTALGHITGAHWPVTLRRISEGYGMFLPVAGVLLVILTLGAHDLYEWTHDEVVAHDHLLQHKKPLLNMRFFAGILVFLSVVWSAFGYLFYKRSVAQDSDKDVKHTQFNAKLSGGFIVFFALSFSLVSFEVIMSLTPHWFSTMFGVYCFAAAYQAGLSSLVVAAYFLKKKGYLGNLVNENHIHDLGKFMLGFTVFWAYVGFSQFMLIWYANIPEETFFFEQRLTGGWEYLTLAIPGIKFAIPFLLLLNRPNKRDINFLMKVAVWILFTQATEIFWLVYPANFVDFSLGGYITSLGSVVGMVGLFGLVLLKRLEKAPLIPVGDPRLEDCLHHHQ from the coding sequence ATGGACGTTAAGGTAGAACAAAACCTCATCAACTATAAGCTGGATTCCAAAACCAGGACGGCACTGATCGGAATGATTATTGTCGGTCTCGTCAGCCTCGCGATTGCGGCATTCGGCCTCGGTCATGAAACTCTACGTCATGACGGCGGACATTCCAATCCAGCTTGGTCTGCTTATCTGGTCGGAACCTTTTTCATTCTGGGTATTGCGATAGCCGGAACCTTCTTCACAGCTCTTGGTCATATAACCGGCGCCCATTGGCCCGTAACCTTGCGACGTATTTCCGAAGGATACGGTATGTTCCTTCCTGTTGCAGGCGTATTATTGGTCATTCTGACTTTAGGCGCCCATGATCTATACGAATGGACCCACGACGAAGTCGTCGCGCACGATCACCTTCTTCAGCATAAAAAACCGTTATTGAATATGAGGTTCTTCGCCGGAATTCTCGTTTTCTTGAGCGTGGTATGGTCCGCATTCGGTTATCTGTTCTATAAGAGATCGGTCGCTCAAGATAGCGATAAGGACGTAAAACATACTCAATTCAACGCGAAGCTCTCGGGTGGATTTATCGTTTTCTTCGCTTTATCTTTCTCGCTCGTCTCGTTCGAAGTGATCATGTCGCTTACTCCTCACTGGTTTTCCACCATGTTCGGCGTTTATTGTTTTGCAGCGGCTTACCAAGCGGGTCTTTCCTCGCTCGTCGTCGCGGCTTACTTTCTGAAGAAGAAGGGATATCTGGGAAATCTCGTGAATGAAAATCATATTCACGACTTAGGTAAGTTCATGCTCGGCTTCACCGTTTTCTGGGCTTATGTGGGGTTTTCTCAGTTCATGTTGATTTGGTACGCGAATATTCCCGAGGAAACTTTCTTCTTTGAGCAGCGCTTAACGGGCGGTTGGGAATATCTAACGTTAGCGATTCCGGGAATTAAGTTCGCGATTCCTTTTCTACTTCTATTAAACCGTCCCAATAAACGAGATATTAACTTCTTAATGAAAGTGGCGGTTTGGATTCTATTCACGCAAGCAACGGAAATCTTCTGGCTGGTATACCCTGCGAATTTCGTGGATTTCTCGCTTGGCGGTTATATAACAAGTTTAGGCTCCGTCGTCGGAATGGTCGGTCTTTTTGGACTGGTTCTTCTAAAACGGTTGGAGAAGGCTCCGCTGATTCCGGTCGGCGATCCGAGGCTGGAAGATTGCCTCCATCATCACCAATAG